The Mercurialis annua linkage group LG2, ddMerAnnu1.2, whole genome shotgun sequence genome contains a region encoding:
- the LOC126670011 gene encoding EH domain-containing protein 1 isoform X2, with protein MEISTGPIGSCSKENQTIYLEWFNFADSDGDGRITGDDALKFFSISNLSRQVLKQVWAIADSKRQGYLGFNEFITSMQLVSLAQAGHEISHDLLTSTQVDFENLRPPTMDGLVELIEKKKRQSKSRDSDVNGTLPVETSPSANWFSQMSTSKSNKKVPLSSVTSIIDGLKRLYIQKLKPLEVTYRFNDFVSPLLTNSDFDAKPMVMLLGQYSTGKTTFIKHLLKSSYPGAHIGPEPTTDRFVVVMSGPDERSIPGNTVAVQADMPFNGLTTFGTSFLSKFECSQMPHPLLEHITFVDTPGVLSGEKQRTQRSYDFTGVTSWFASKCDLILLLFDPHKLDISDEFKRVISSLRGHDDKIRVVLNKADQVDTQQLMRVYGALMWSLGKVLNTPEVARVYIGSFNDKPINEHVIGPIGKELFEREQEDLLSDLKDIPKKACDRRINEFVKRARAAKIHAYIISHLKKAMPAMMGKAKVQQRLIDNLGDEFAKVQREFHLPAGDFPNVDQFREVLSGYNIDKFEKLKPKMIQGVDDMLGYDIPDVLKKFRNPYD; from the exons ATGGAGATATCCACGGGCCCGATCGGGTCCTGTTCGAAAGAGAATCAAACAATCTATCTCGAATGGTTTAACTTCGCTGATTCAg ACGGCGATGGTAGAATTACCGGCGACGATGCTTTGAAATTCTTTAGCATATCGAATTTATCTCGTCAAGTTCTTAAGCag GTTTGGGCAATTGCGGATTCTAAAAGACAGGGTTATCTTGGTTTCAACGAGTTTATTACTTCCATGCAG TTAGTTTCTTTAGCTCAAGCTGGACATGAAATTTCACATGATCTTTTAACTAGTACTCAAG ttgattttgaaaatttaagacCTCCTACTATGGATGGCCTTGTTGAGTTGATTGAA AAGAAAAAGCGCCAATCGAAATCAAGAGACTCTGATGTTAATG GTACTCTACCTGTGGAAACTTCACCTTCAGCAAATTGGTTTTCTCAGATGTCCacttcaaaatcaaataagaaG GTACCTCTATCCTCTGTTACATCTATCATTGATGGCTTGAAGAGACTGTATATTCAGAAGCTGAAACCCTTAGAAGTTACTTATCGCTTTAATGATTTTGTGTCTCCACTGCTG ACAAACAGCGATTTCGATGCCAAACCTATGGTTATGCTCTTGGGTCAATATTCTACTGGAAAAACAACATTtattaaacatttgcttaaaagTAGTTATCCTG GAGCCCATATTGGACCTGAGCCAACTACTGACAGATTTGTTGTCGTTATG TCTGGTCCTGATGAACGGAGTATACCGGGCAATACAGTGGCAGTCCAAGCAGATATGCCATTTAATGGACTCACAACTTTTGGAACTTCGTTTTTATCGAAATTTGAATGTTCTCAAATGCCTCATCCT TTGCTAGAGCATATTACTTTTGTGGACACTCCTGGAGTTTTATCAGGAGAAAAACAACGAACTCAACGGTCTTATGATTTTACTGGTGTAACATCATGGTTTGCTTCAAAATGTGATCTCATTCTACTTCTCTTTGATCCTCACAAACTTGACATCAGTGATGAATTCAAGCGTGTCATTTCATCATTACGCGGGCATGATGATAAAATTCGTGTGGTTCTTAACAAGGCAGACCAAGTTGATACTCAACAA CTGATGAGGGTTTATGGAGCATTAATGTGGTCACTGGGGAAAGTTCTGAATACTCCTGAAGTTGCACGTGTTTATATTGG CTCATTTAATGACAAACCAATAAATGAACATGTCATTGGCCCAATTGGAAAAGAACTTTTTGAGAGAGAGCAAGAGGACCTGCTATCTGATCTAAAAGACATACCAAAGAAGGCCTGTGATCGTCGG ATCAATGAATTTGTGAAACGAGCAAGAGCTGCCAAAATACATGCTTACATTATCAGCCATCTTAAAAAAGCGATGCCAGCAATGATGGGTAAAGCAAAGGTCCAACAGCGACTTATTGATAATTTGGGAGACGAGTTTGCAAAG GTTCAAAGGGAGTTCCATTTGCCGGCAGGTGATTTTCCAAATGTTGATCAATTCCGAGAGGTTTTAAGTGGTTACAACATTGATAAGTTCGAGAAATTGAAGCCGAAAATGATACAAGGTGTTGATGATATGCTTGGTTATGATATTCCAGATGTACTAAAGAAGTTCAGAAATCCCTATGACTAA
- the LOC126670654 gene encoding glycine-rich protein 2-like: MSGQKKTGKVKWYNDQKGFGFITPDDGSEDLFVHQSSIRSDGFRSLGEGEDVEYHIEQSDDGRSKAADVTGPDGSAVQGGRGGGRGGRSSGGYGDGGYGGGGGYGGGGGYGGGGGRGRSSGGYGGSGGGYGGGYGGGGGGGGRGGGCYSCGQPGHTARDCSQGGGGGGGRYSSGGGGGGGGMSCYGCGGSGHFARDCPNSGR, encoded by the coding sequence ATGAGTGGCCAAAAGAAGACAGGCAAGGTGAAGTGGTACAATGACCAAAAGGGCTTCGGCTTTATAACGCCGGACGACGGCAGCGAAGATCTCTTCGTCCACCAGTCTTCCATCCGAAGCGACGGCTTCCGCAGCCTCGGCGAGGGCGAAGATGTCGAGTATCACATCGAACAGTCCGATGATGGCCGTAGTAAGGCTGCTGATGTCACCGGCCCCGACGGTAGCGCTGTTCAGGGCGGTCGAGGAGGCGGTAGAGGGGGTCGTAGCTCTGGTGGATATGGAGATGGTGGCTATGGAGGTGGAGGTGGATATGGTGGCGGTGGTGGTTATGGTGGCGGTGGTGGCCGAGGGAGATCCAGCGGCGGATATGGAGGTTCTGGAGGTGGCTATGGAGGTGGATATGGGGGTGGTGGTGGAGGCGGAGGCCGTGGTGGTGGATGTTATTCTTGTGGTCAGCCAGGTCATACTGCTAGGGATTGTTCTCAAGGAGGCGGCGGCGGTGGCGGGAGATATAGCagtggaggtggtggtggtggaggcgGCATGAGCTGCTATGGCTGTGGCGGATCTGGTCATTTTGCCAGGGATTGCCCTAACAGTGGGCGTTAG
- the LOC126670198 gene encoding uncharacterized protein LOC126670198: MEEQPNIIITTEPLLLPRKGSNKFTRSVSHAYDELQSFRSYLRWMCVDQSNNWVLVLSWFVFFVFTIVVPLISHFVLACSTCDGNHKRPYDSVVQLSLSGVASLSFFCLSKFIRVYGLRRFLFFDKLCDESETVRQGYTHQLNRSLKLVSTFVLPCFVAESAYKIWWYASGASQIPFLGNVILSDTVACIMELCSWLYRTTIIFLVCVLFHLICHLQILRLHDFAQVFQGDSDVQSVLSEHLRIKRHLRIISHRYRVFVSWAVVLITGSQFSSLLSTTKPGAVVDIFKTGELALCSITLVTGLLIILRSATKITHKAQAVTSLAAKWHICATLDTFDSTEGETPRAHTIVTTNDDDDEGDDAGDEEDELDNSKLIPSFASNTISFQRRQALVTYFENNKAGITVYGFTLDRTTLHSLFGVELALVLWLLGKTIFF; encoded by the exons ATGGAAGAACAACCCAACATAATCATCACTACAGAGCCATTATTATTACCAAGAAAAGGCAGTAACAAGTTTACGAGAAGTGTCTCACACGCGTACGATGAATTACAAAGCTTCAGATCATATCTACGGTGGATGTGCGTCGATCAATCCAATAATTGGGTTCTTGTTCTTTCATGGTTTGTGTTCTTTGTTTTCACGATCGTTGTTCCGTTGATTTCTCATTTTGTGTTGGCCTGTTCTACCTGCGACGGGAACCATAAACGACCGTATGATTCCGTCGTTCAATTGTCGTTGAGCGGCGTTGCGAGCTTGTCGTTCTTTTGTTTGTCGAAGTTTATTAGGGTTTATGGTTTGCGAAGGTTTCTGTTCTTTGATAAGCTTTGTGATGAGAGTGAGACCGTCAGACAAGGATACACTCATCAACTTAAT AGATCACTGAAGCTCGTATCGACCTTCGTCCTACCATGCTTCGTAGCGGAATCTGCATACAAAATATGGTGGTATGCATCAGGCGCCTCTCAAATTCCCTTCCTAGGCAATGTTATCTTAAGCGACACGGTAGCTTGCATCATGGAACTATGTTCATGGCTTTACCGTACAACTATAATCTTCCTAGTTTGTGTCCTTTTCCACCTCATCTGCCACCTTCAAATCCTCCGTCTCCACGACTTTGCTCAAGTTTTCCAAGGCGACTCCGATGTCCAGTCTGTCTTGTCCGAACATCTGAGGATCAAACGCCATTTAAGGATCATTAGCCATCGATATCGGGTCTTTGTCTCATGGGCAGTGGTCTTGATCACTGGAAGTCAGTTTTCTTCGCTGCTTAGTACTACAAAGCCCGGTGCTGTCGTTGATATTTTCAAAACTGGAGAACTCGCG CTATGCTCTATAACACTCGTAACAGGGCTGCTGATAATATTACGGAGTGCTACAAAAATAACACACAAGGCTCAAGCTGTTACTAGCCTGGCTGCTAAGTGGCATATTTGTGCAACACTAGACACATTTGACTCAACGGAAGGTGAGACCCCGAGGGCTCATACTATTGTTACGACTAACGATGACGACGATGAAGGTGATGATGCGGGCGACGAAGAAGATGAATTGGATAACTCTAAATTGATTCCTTCATTTGCATCTAATACTATTTCATTTCAGAGGAGGCAAGCTCTAG TGACATATTTTGAGAACAATAAAGCTGGGATTACAGTGTATGGATTCACACTGGATAGGACTACATTACACTCACTTTTTGGTGTTGAGTTGGCTCTTGTTCTATGGTTGCTTGGGAAGACTATTTtcttttga
- the LOC126670011 gene encoding EH domain-containing protein 1 isoform X3 translates to MDGLVELIEQKKKRQSKSRDSDVNGTLPVETSPSANWFSQMSTSKSNKKVPLSSVTSIIDGLKRLYIQKLKPLEVTYRFNDFVSPLLTNSDFDAKPMVMLLGQYSTGKTTFIKHLLKSSYPGAHIGPEPTTDRFVVVMSGPDERSIPGNTVAVQADMPFNGLTTFGTSFLSKFECSQMPHPLLEHITFVDTPGVLSGEKQRTQRSYDFTGVTSWFASKCDLILLLFDPHKLDISDEFKRVISSLRGHDDKIRVVLNKADQVDTQQLMRVYGALMWSLGKVLNTPEVARVYIGSFNDKPINEHVIGPIGKELFEREQEDLLSDLKDIPKKACDRRINEFVKRARAAKIHAYIISHLKKAMPAMMGKAKVQQRLIDNLGDEFAKVQREFHLPAGDFPNVDQFREVLSGYNIDKFEKLKPKMIQGVDDMLGYDIPDVLKKFRNPYD, encoded by the exons ATGGATGGCCTTGTTGAGTTGATTGAA CAGAAGAAAAAGCGCCAATCGAAATCAAGAGACTCTGATGTTAATG GTACTCTACCTGTGGAAACTTCACCTTCAGCAAATTGGTTTTCTCAGATGTCCacttcaaaatcaaataagaaG GTACCTCTATCCTCTGTTACATCTATCATTGATGGCTTGAAGAGACTGTATATTCAGAAGCTGAAACCCTTAGAAGTTACTTATCGCTTTAATGATTTTGTGTCTCCACTGCTG ACAAACAGCGATTTCGATGCCAAACCTATGGTTATGCTCTTGGGTCAATATTCTACTGGAAAAACAACATTtattaaacatttgcttaaaagTAGTTATCCTG GAGCCCATATTGGACCTGAGCCAACTACTGACAGATTTGTTGTCGTTATG TCTGGTCCTGATGAACGGAGTATACCGGGCAATACAGTGGCAGTCCAAGCAGATATGCCATTTAATGGACTCACAACTTTTGGAACTTCGTTTTTATCGAAATTTGAATGTTCTCAAATGCCTCATCCT TTGCTAGAGCATATTACTTTTGTGGACACTCCTGGAGTTTTATCAGGAGAAAAACAACGAACTCAACGGTCTTATGATTTTACTGGTGTAACATCATGGTTTGCTTCAAAATGTGATCTCATTCTACTTCTCTTTGATCCTCACAAACTTGACATCAGTGATGAATTCAAGCGTGTCATTTCATCATTACGCGGGCATGATGATAAAATTCGTGTGGTTCTTAACAAGGCAGACCAAGTTGATACTCAACAA CTGATGAGGGTTTATGGAGCATTAATGTGGTCACTGGGGAAAGTTCTGAATACTCCTGAAGTTGCACGTGTTTATATTGG CTCATTTAATGACAAACCAATAAATGAACATGTCATTGGCCCAATTGGAAAAGAACTTTTTGAGAGAGAGCAAGAGGACCTGCTATCTGATCTAAAAGACATACCAAAGAAGGCCTGTGATCGTCGG ATCAATGAATTTGTGAAACGAGCAAGAGCTGCCAAAATACATGCTTACATTATCAGCCATCTTAAAAAAGCGATGCCAGCAATGATGGGTAAAGCAAAGGTCCAACAGCGACTTATTGATAATTTGGGAGACGAGTTTGCAAAG GTTCAAAGGGAGTTCCATTTGCCGGCAGGTGATTTTCCAAATGTTGATCAATTCCGAGAGGTTTTAAGTGGTTACAACATTGATAAGTTCGAGAAATTGAAGCCGAAAATGATACAAGGTGTTGATGATATGCTTGGTTATGATATTCCAGATGTACTAAAGAAGTTCAGAAATCCCTATGACTAA
- the LOC126670011 gene encoding EH domain-containing protein 1 isoform X1: protein MEISTGPIGSCSKENQTIYLEWFNFADSDGDGRITGDDALKFFSISNLSRQVLKQVWAIADSKRQGYLGFNEFITSMQLVSLAQAGHEISHDLLTSTQVDFENLRPPTMDGLVELIEQKKKRQSKSRDSDVNGTLPVETSPSANWFSQMSTSKSNKKVPLSSVTSIIDGLKRLYIQKLKPLEVTYRFNDFVSPLLTNSDFDAKPMVMLLGQYSTGKTTFIKHLLKSSYPGAHIGPEPTTDRFVVVMSGPDERSIPGNTVAVQADMPFNGLTTFGTSFLSKFECSQMPHPLLEHITFVDTPGVLSGEKQRTQRSYDFTGVTSWFASKCDLILLLFDPHKLDISDEFKRVISSLRGHDDKIRVVLNKADQVDTQQLMRVYGALMWSLGKVLNTPEVARVYIGSFNDKPINEHVIGPIGKELFEREQEDLLSDLKDIPKKACDRRINEFVKRARAAKIHAYIISHLKKAMPAMMGKAKVQQRLIDNLGDEFAKVQREFHLPAGDFPNVDQFREVLSGYNIDKFEKLKPKMIQGVDDMLGYDIPDVLKKFRNPYD from the exons ATGGAGATATCCACGGGCCCGATCGGGTCCTGTTCGAAAGAGAATCAAACAATCTATCTCGAATGGTTTAACTTCGCTGATTCAg ACGGCGATGGTAGAATTACCGGCGACGATGCTTTGAAATTCTTTAGCATATCGAATTTATCTCGTCAAGTTCTTAAGCag GTTTGGGCAATTGCGGATTCTAAAAGACAGGGTTATCTTGGTTTCAACGAGTTTATTACTTCCATGCAG TTAGTTTCTTTAGCTCAAGCTGGACATGAAATTTCACATGATCTTTTAACTAGTACTCAAG ttgattttgaaaatttaagacCTCCTACTATGGATGGCCTTGTTGAGTTGATTGAA CAGAAGAAAAAGCGCCAATCGAAATCAAGAGACTCTGATGTTAATG GTACTCTACCTGTGGAAACTTCACCTTCAGCAAATTGGTTTTCTCAGATGTCCacttcaaaatcaaataagaaG GTACCTCTATCCTCTGTTACATCTATCATTGATGGCTTGAAGAGACTGTATATTCAGAAGCTGAAACCCTTAGAAGTTACTTATCGCTTTAATGATTTTGTGTCTCCACTGCTG ACAAACAGCGATTTCGATGCCAAACCTATGGTTATGCTCTTGGGTCAATATTCTACTGGAAAAACAACATTtattaaacatttgcttaaaagTAGTTATCCTG GAGCCCATATTGGACCTGAGCCAACTACTGACAGATTTGTTGTCGTTATG TCTGGTCCTGATGAACGGAGTATACCGGGCAATACAGTGGCAGTCCAAGCAGATATGCCATTTAATGGACTCACAACTTTTGGAACTTCGTTTTTATCGAAATTTGAATGTTCTCAAATGCCTCATCCT TTGCTAGAGCATATTACTTTTGTGGACACTCCTGGAGTTTTATCAGGAGAAAAACAACGAACTCAACGGTCTTATGATTTTACTGGTGTAACATCATGGTTTGCTTCAAAATGTGATCTCATTCTACTTCTCTTTGATCCTCACAAACTTGACATCAGTGATGAATTCAAGCGTGTCATTTCATCATTACGCGGGCATGATGATAAAATTCGTGTGGTTCTTAACAAGGCAGACCAAGTTGATACTCAACAA CTGATGAGGGTTTATGGAGCATTAATGTGGTCACTGGGGAAAGTTCTGAATACTCCTGAAGTTGCACGTGTTTATATTGG CTCATTTAATGACAAACCAATAAATGAACATGTCATTGGCCCAATTGGAAAAGAACTTTTTGAGAGAGAGCAAGAGGACCTGCTATCTGATCTAAAAGACATACCAAAGAAGGCCTGTGATCGTCGG ATCAATGAATTTGTGAAACGAGCAAGAGCTGCCAAAATACATGCTTACATTATCAGCCATCTTAAAAAAGCGATGCCAGCAATGATGGGTAAAGCAAAGGTCCAACAGCGACTTATTGATAATTTGGGAGACGAGTTTGCAAAG GTTCAAAGGGAGTTCCATTTGCCGGCAGGTGATTTTCCAAATGTTGATCAATTCCGAGAGGTTTTAAGTGGTTACAACATTGATAAGTTCGAGAAATTGAAGCCGAAAATGATACAAGGTGTTGATGATATGCTTGGTTATGATATTCCAGATGTACTAAAGAAGTTCAGAAATCCCTATGACTAA